One Rhinoraja longicauda isolate Sanriku21f chromosome 18, sRhiLon1.1, whole genome shotgun sequence DNA segment encodes these proteins:
- the olfml1 gene encoding olfactomedin-like protein 3A: MVSPRLLILLLLTQVFGQDQRMTQDALLMQYIERRIMLLEDRLEKCNQDMNKYVREFRDFRKEIMFRLEGLSIYKTEFKNEMEVMGFRIERMEKDIDYLESQQPTPPCVEIDGKLAEAQIQQEEKRRAKFRMTSDCDSMLTSFRSLKIVKKAGETQGSWIKDPVRDFHKIYFFSGTSGDSFMEFAGIKAFMESTGRQAPKKVMLPLAWQGTGHVVHNGFLYFHSNGTPNQIIKYDLRNGTAIDRMLLQGAGQIPAYQLTPHTFIDLALDELGLWAIHAEPENNGDGTIMLTKVDLSNLAVEHTWDTSCSSKGAEAAFMFCGTLYVVYNTHQGGRSHIQCLYDVADMVTSADLPTLYFPKRYGKHSMIHYNPRERQLYAWDDGYQTIYKLNTKKKLQQPPSFK, translated from the exons ATGGTATCTCCAAGGCTGTTGATATTGCTGCTTCTAACTCAAGTGTTTGGACAAGACCAACGCATGACTCAAGATGCATTACTGATGCAATATATTGAGAGGCGCATCATGCTCCTTGAG GACAGGCTGGAGAAATGCAACCAAGACATGAACAAGTATGTCAGGGAGTTCAGAGACTTCCGGAAAGAAATCATGTTCCGCTTGGAAGGATTAAGCATTTACAAAACCGAGTTCAAGAATGAGATGGAAGTTATGGGATTCAGGATCGAGAGGATGGAGAAGGACATCGACTACCTGGAGTCTCAGCAGCCTACACCACCGTGTGTGGAGATCGATGGCAAGCTGGCTGAGGCGCAAATCCAACAGGAAGAGAAGAGGAGAGCTAAGTTCCGCATGACTTCAG ATTGTGACAGCATGCTCACCAGCTTCAGGTCTCTGAAGATCGTGAAGAAGGCGGGCGAGACCCAGGGCTCCTGGATAAAGGACCCAGTGCGGGACTTCCACAAGATCTATTTCTTCAGTGGGACGAGTGGCGACTCGTTCATGGAGTTTGCCGGCATCAAGGCCTTCATGGAGAGCACGGGGAGGCAGGCACCCAAGAAGGTTATGCTGCCACTGGCTTGGCAAGGGACAGGGCACGTGGTCCACAATGGCTTCCTCTACTTCCACTCTAACGGCACGCCCAACCAGATCATCAAGTACGACCTGCGGAATGGGACTGCGATTGACCGCATGCTCCTGCAGGGGGCCGGGCAGATCCCTGCGTACCAGCTCACGCCCCACACCTTCATCGACCTGGCGCTGGACGAGCTCGGCCTCTGGGCCATCCACGCCGAGCCGGAGAACAACGGTGATGGCACCATCATGCTCACCAAGGTGGACCTGAGCAACCTGGCAGTGGAGCACACCTGGGACACCTCCTGTTCCAGCAAGGGGGCCGAGGCAGCCTTCATGTTCTGCGGGACCCTCTACGTGGTCTACAACACCCACCAAGGCGGTCGGTCCCACATCCAGTGCCTTTACGACGTTGCCGATATGGTGACCAGTGCCGACCTCCCCACCCTCTACTTTCCCAAGCGTTACGGCAAGCACTCCATGATCCACTACAACCCGCGGGAGCGGCAACTCTATGCCTGGGATGATGGCTACCAGACCATCTACAAGCTCAACACCAAGAAGAAACTTCAGCAACCTCCCAGTTTCAAATAG